The following proteins come from a genomic window of Thermoproteus sp.:
- a CDS encoding S49 family peptidase, with protein sequence MDRTALAALILAAISVAAVLVFIAVQQRSQVPGYTAPQNYIVIIPVTAPITSCWVDPLVPLILKLNSSNVVGVILYVDSPGGTLDATEALYGALRRLGKPIYVVATGLDASGAFYVSMAAERIYASPGALVGNIGAWAVIDPRAFWTPIPLEVFPSGYDKLYGMSLLGYYNSIDEAAASFLSVVLKSRGDRLNASADLLATGRLFTAEEALRLGLIDEIGGISDAVADMARSLGLTSYSVATIYSYFGVSPPNCSGIAMTEAKIPLGVLANSTLNPIFYIYPGAVQISVNSTTPKYEVPQVKPTGRYVVIDLSHNNVVPGPFLQELAVDFAARNCSVVFATSSKDLGDLLNNATALVIAEPSSPYSSDSADAVVNFTRRGGKVLVFYDPRIASSLYITTTAPPSPIYLDGLLTRFGMAVTDGYLYNASSSLTSLVDNWQFVKPSLINSTAIGSSGFVFFTPAAVAGSGVGVYADARLMGYGPGRYAVVLQRGNVTVVGTITSFLPGFTELGNNSALLGDLAKWACG encoded by the coding sequence ATGGACAGAACGGCGCTAGCGGCATTAATTCTGGCCGCGATAAGCGTGGCCGCCGTCTTGGTGTTCATAGCAGTCCAACAACGGTCCCAAGTGCCCGGGTATACAGCCCCTCAGAACTACATAGTGATCATACCGGTCACGGCGCCTATCACTAGCTGTTGGGTAGACCCCTTGGTGCCTCTAATACTTAAGCTCAACTCTAGCAATGTGGTGGGCGTTATACTCTACGTGGACTCCCCCGGCGGGACTCTCGACGCGACCGAAGCACTCTACGGCGCCCTGAGGCGTCTGGGCAAGCCCATATACGTCGTCGCCACCGGCCTGGACGCGTCGGGGGCCTTCTACGTGTCCATGGCCGCCGAGAGGATATACGCCTCGCCAGGCGCACTCGTGGGGAACATAGGGGCGTGGGCCGTCATAGATCCGAGGGCCTTCTGGACCCCCATACCGTTGGAGGTGTTCCCTTCGGGCTACGACAAGCTGTACGGCATGTCGCTCCTCGGCTATTACAACTCCATAGACGAGGCGGCCGCGAGCTTCCTCTCGGTGGTCCTCAAGAGCAGAGGAGATAGGCTGAACGCCTCGGCGGACCTCCTGGCTACCGGGAGGCTGTTCACGGCCGAAGAGGCCTTGAGGCTGGGCTTGATAGACGAAATAGGCGGGATTTCGGACGCCGTGGCCGACATGGCCAGGTCGTTGGGCTTGACTTCCTACTCCGTAGCCACTATATACTCCTACTTCGGCGTCTCGCCCCCCAATTGCAGCGGGATAGCGATGACGGAGGCCAAGATCCCCCTGGGCGTTCTGGCCAACTCCACGTTGAACCCCATATTCTACATTTATCCAGGCGCCGTCCAGATCTCAGTCAACTCCACGACGCCTAAATACGAGGTGCCTCAGGTGAAGCCCACTGGCAGATATGTCGTGATAGACTTAAGCCACAACAACGTGGTGCCCGGTCCCTTCCTGCAAGAGCTGGCCGTAGACTTCGCGGCTAGGAACTGTAGCGTGGTCTTCGCCACCTCCTCTAAGGACCTCGGCGATTTGCTCAACAACGCCACGGCCCTCGTGATAGCTGAGCCCTCGTCGCCGTATTCCTCCGATTCGGCCGACGCCGTAGTCAACTTCACGAGGCGGGGAGGCAAGGTCTTGGTCTTCTACGACCCCAGGATAGCCAGCTCCCTCTATATAACCACGACCGCGCCGCCTTCGCCGATATATCTAGACGGGCTGTTGACGCGATTCGGCATGGCCGTAACTGACGGATATCTCTACAATGCGAGCTCCAGCCTCACCTCTCTCGTCGACAATTGGCAGTTCGTAAAGCCGAGTTTGATCAACTCCACGGCCATAGGCTCAAGCGGGTTCGTCTTCTTCACGCCGGCGGCAGTGGCGGGCTCTGGCGTCGGCGTCTACGCGGACGCGCGGCTCATGGGGTATGGGCCCGGGAGGTATGCGGTGGTGCTACAACGGGGTAACGTGACCGTGGTGGGCACGATCACCTCGTTCCTGCCGGGCTTCACGGAGCTCGGGAACAACTCGGCGCTTTTGGGCGACCTCGCCAAATGGGCGTGCGGCTAG
- a CDS encoding GNAT family N-acetyltransferase, which yields MVEVGTEGLAIRSGRELLDLALDILDRGYGRALKYARAVVLDGIGDVAVAFLAGRPVAAEVFYRIRLAAPLCVHYYVAVLEGYRGRGLGKALVRAVEGLCGADAYAATTTEGNRAARALFASLGYRGYSWDELEPDIRDVLLKATCGYDDDMIYIKGLPPSALAASRGEADAFNLKECYLVWLGRRRF from the coding sequence ATGGTCGAGGTTGGGACGGAGGGCCTCGCGATAAGGTCGGGGAGGGAGCTCCTCGACTTGGCCCTAGACATATTGGACAGAGGATATGGGCGCGCCCTCAAGTACGCAAGAGCGGTCGTGTTGGACGGCATAGGCGACGTGGCGGTCGCCTTTCTGGCCGGCAGGCCCGTCGCGGCCGAGGTGTTCTACAGGATAAGGCTGGCGGCGCCTCTTTGTGTCCACTACTACGTGGCTGTGCTCGAGGGATATAGGGGCAGAGGCCTCGGGAAGGCCTTGGTGAGGGCCGTCGAGGGGCTCTGCGGGGCCGACGCCTACGCGGCGACCACCACAGAGGGCAATAGAGCCGCGAGGGCCCTCTTCGCGTCTTTAGGCTACAGGGGATACTCGTGGGATGAGCTGGAGCCCGACATTAGGGACGTCTTGCTGAAGGCGACGTGCGGATACGACGACGATATGATCTACATAAAGGGCCTCCCGCCTTCAGCCTTAGCGGCGTCGCGAGGCGAGGCCGACGCCTTTAACCTAAAGGAGTGCTACCTCGTGTGGCTGGGCCGCCGCAGGTTCTAG
- a CDS encoding acetate--CoA ligase family protein, whose amino-acid sequence MSVVERAIAEGRNKLYEYEAFELLRRYAIPVPDYGMAKDEEEAVSIAEKIGYPVAVKVVSRQIVHKTDVGGVVLGISDRTSLVEACRKIRDSVRARAPYAEIEGCLIQKMVPQGVELIIGAVYDDIFGHVVAFGLGGILTELYRDVSMRLVPLEEEDAWDMIKEVRAYRLLTGYRGTPPRDLHAIVDIIVKFSRLLSENPAIREADLNPVIALEEGKGAYVVDARFLLGGLP is encoded by the coding sequence ATGAGCGTCGTCGAAAGGGCTATAGCAGAGGGCAGAAATAAGCTCTACGAATACGAGGCCTTCGAGTTGTTGAGGCGCTACGCGATTCCGGTTCCCGATTACGGCATGGCGAAAGACGAAGAGGAGGCCGTCTCTATCGCTGAAAAGATTGGATATCCCGTCGCCGTCAAGGTCGTCTCGAGGCAAATAGTCCACAAGACGGACGTGGGCGGCGTCGTCTTGGGCATATCGGATAGAACCTCATTGGTGGAGGCATGTAGGAAGATAAGAGACTCCGTGAGGGCGAGGGCGCCCTACGCCGAGATAGAGGGATGCCTAATCCAGAAGATGGTCCCGCAGGGCGTGGAGCTCATAATCGGCGCCGTCTACGACGATATTTTCGGACATGTCGTGGCCTTCGGCCTGGGCGGCATATTGACCGAGCTCTATAGGGACGTCTCCATGAGGCTAGTGCCCCTAGAGGAGGAAGACGCTTGGGATATGATAAAGGAGGTAAGGGCGTATAGGCTGTTGACGGGCTACCGCGGCACCCCGCCGCGAGACCTACACGCCATAGTGGACATCATAGTCAAGTTCTCTCGCCTCCTCTCCGAGAATCCGGCGATCAGAGAGGCCGATTTGAATCCAGTAATAGCCCTTGAGGAAGGGAAAGGCGCCTACGTCGTAGATGCCAGATTTCTCTTGGGCGGCCTCCCATAA
- a CDS encoding MFS transporter: protein MRLGVAFSIILFSSLMVALDSTIVVLALPAIMADLKAPLEVVVWAIIIYLLVVTVLSTQAGRLGDLFGRPRVFNLGMLIFGVGSALVGASTNAMELVAFRAVQAIGGALMTATTAALISDYFPPERRGWAFGWSATVWNLGAVAGILAGGVITTFLGWRWNFYINVPVAIAGFLLGRKYLEDLGERAKRGFDAVGALTLGAALALYSLAGLQYAGSGFGLDVLLEALGATVLLALFALVEVKSAEPIVPPALMRTRMFTLSALSLMLQTTANYATLFLLTMYLQGVRGLDPFSASLWLVPGYLLGSLTASIGGRLADLYDPRAVASIGLSLQIMAYLLFRSLLEVDTPLWLVTAISALNGVGAALFFSSNGKLIMWDVPRRWYGAASGTSRTLGNIGMIISFSAAMAASSAAIPRALAFQIFVGLTTLDQQYMAPFVLSLHAAFTISSIIMAIAAALSWSRLGRRASR from the coding sequence ATGAGGCTCGGCGTCGCCTTTTCGATCATACTCTTCTCGAGTCTCATGGTCGCACTGGATTCCACCATAGTAGTGCTGGCCCTGCCCGCGATTATGGCCGACTTAAAGGCCCCGCTGGAGGTCGTGGTCTGGGCCATCATAATATACCTCCTCGTCGTCACAGTTCTGTCAACCCAGGCCGGGAGGCTCGGCGATCTTTTCGGAAGGCCTAGAGTGTTTAACCTAGGCATGCTCATATTCGGCGTTGGCAGCGCCCTCGTCGGCGCCTCTACGAACGCGATGGAGCTAGTGGCGTTTAGGGCAGTTCAAGCAATCGGCGGCGCCTTGATGACGGCCACTACCGCGGCCCTCATATCCGACTACTTCCCGCCTGAGCGTAGGGGCTGGGCCTTCGGCTGGTCGGCAACCGTGTGGAACCTCGGAGCAGTCGCCGGAATTTTGGCCGGAGGCGTCATAACTACGTTTTTGGGCTGGCGTTGGAACTTCTACATCAACGTCCCCGTCGCAATAGCGGGCTTTCTGCTGGGCCGTAAATACCTAGAGGACCTGGGCGAGAGGGCCAAGAGGGGATTCGACGCCGTCGGCGCCTTGACTCTAGGCGCCGCCTTGGCTCTATACTCGCTGGCCGGCTTGCAGTACGCGGGGTCGGGCTTCGGCCTCGACGTCCTGCTTGAAGCCCTCGGCGCGACCGTCCTCCTGGCCCTATTCGCCCTCGTGGAGGTCAAGTCGGCCGAGCCCATCGTGCCGCCGGCCTTGATGAGGACGAGGATGTTCACGCTTTCAGCTCTCTCGTTGATGTTGCAGACTACCGCCAACTACGCTACTTTGTTCCTCCTGACCATGTACCTACAGGGCGTCCGCGGTCTGGATCCATTCTCGGCGTCGCTCTGGCTGGTCCCCGGCTACCTGTTGGGCAGCCTGACGGCCTCTATTGGGGGGAGGCTGGCCGACCTCTACGACCCGAGGGCCGTGGCGTCCATAGGCCTCAGCCTCCAAATAATGGCGTACCTATTGTTCAGGTCTCTGCTGGAGGTGGACACGCCCCTCTGGCTCGTCACCGCCATCTCCGCGCTCAACGGGGTGGGCGCCGCCCTATTCTTCTCGTCGAACGGGAAGCTGATCATGTGGGACGTGCCGAGGCGTTGGTATGGAGCCGCCTCGGGGACCTCGAGGACTCTGGGCAATATAGGTATGATTATCAGCTTCTCTGCGGCCATGGCGGCCTCCTCCGCCGCAATACCGAGAGCGCTCGCCTTCCAGATATTCGTCGGGCTGACCACGTTGGACCAACAATACATGGCGCCCTTCGTCTTAAGCCTGCACGCCGCCTTCACCATATCGTCTATAATCATGGCAATAGCCGCGGCGCTCTCATGGTCGAGGTTGGGACGGAGGGCCTCGCGATAA
- a CDS encoding DUF1286 domain-containing protein has translation MKLETHIIFSLGLVSFALHSLGAPPYKALTIAFIASLFGNYIIDKIGHRGHVRTPLTHTLPRSIAWSLLSVPLAVLPFGLASLPAALMAAALTGPSHMLLDALTEEGIYVKREGKWRRWAIAHFRYNNFVANGIAALAGIIMLVASLSV, from the coding sequence GTGAAGTTGGAGACCCACATAATCTTCTCGCTAGGTCTCGTCTCATTTGCGCTCCACTCTCTCGGCGCGCCGCCCTACAAGGCGTTGACGATAGCGTTTATTGCGTCTCTCTTCGGGAACTACATCATAGACAAGATCGGCCATAGAGGCCACGTGAGGACGCCTCTAACCCACACGCTACCTAGGTCTATCGCTTGGAGTCTTCTATCTGTCCCCCTCGCCGTCCTCCCGTTCGGTCTCGCCTCGCTTCCCGCGGCCCTTATGGCCGCGGCCTTGACGGGGCCGAGCCACATGCTCTTAGACGCCCTCACCGAAGAAGGCATCTATGTCAAGAGGGAAGGAAAATGGCGCCGGTGGGCAATCGCGCATTTTAGGTATAACAACTTCGTCGCCAACGGCATCGCGGCCCTGGCGGGAATAATCATGTTGGTGGCGTCGCTTTCAGTTTGA